From one Brachypodium distachyon strain Bd21 chromosome 4, Brachypodium_distachyon_v3.0, whole genome shotgun sequence genomic stretch:
- the LOC100827723 gene encoding uncharacterized protein LOC100827723, which yields MELLDVVPAEAIALRLYSLTAAANTVVSLCAWLVAALAAAAVGLWRVRAAGSSHKPGGAVVRSTLVDNKKIASESFDGPRPARSEPASPISEPSSPSKVRFTAYYGGTGSDGGDDGVVEGVKKCAERDEDDFNGESETAVLRRTASMRMRSTIKAPLMAAPDWEEKEMALRKRGDLGWYRHLDMAVLDGSVVRLWTGEVTAAVQASPRERRRAGLELHLSV from the coding sequence atGGAGCTCCTGGACGTGGtgccggcggaagccatcgcTCTCCGCCTCTACTCCCTCACCGCGGCGGCCAACACCGTCGTCTCGCTCTGCGCCTGGCTCGTCgcggccctcgccgccgccgccgtcggcctcTGGCGCGTCCGCGCGGCCGGCTCCTCACACAAACCCGGCGGCGCCGTAGTCCGAAGTACCCTCGTGGACAACAAGAAGATAGCATCGGAATCCTTTGACGGACCACGGCCTGCTCGGTCCGAGCCGGCGTCCCCAATTAGCGAGCCGAGCTCGCCGTCCAAGGTCCGGTTCACGGCCTACTACGGCGGGACAGGAtctgacggcggcgacgatggagTAGTGGAAGGCGTCAAGAAATGCGCGGAGAGGGACGAGGATGATTTCAACGGCGAGAGCGAGACGGCTGTGCTGAGACGGACGGCGTCGATGAGGATGAGGTCGACGATTAAGGCGCCCTTGATGGCGGCGCCGGActgggaggagaaggagatggcCCTCAGAAAGAGGGGCGATTTGGGTTGGTACCGTCACCTCGACATGGCGGTGCTCGATGGCAGCGTCGTGAGGCTCTGGACCGGCGAGGTCACCGCGGCGGTGCAGGCCTCGCCGAGGGAGCGGCGGAGGGCAGGATTGGAACTGCACTTGTCAGTATAG
- the LOC100842275 gene encoding hypersensitive-induced response protein-like protein 1, whose translation MGNLCCCVQVDQSTVAIREQFGRFDSVLEPGCHCLPWMIGKRIVGHLTLRLQQLDVRCETKTKDNVFVTVVASIQYRPLAGKESDAFYKLTNTRSQIQAYVFDVIRASVPKLNLDDAFEQKNDIAKAVEDELEKAMSAYGFEIVQTLIVDIEPDEHVKRAMNEINAAARMRVAANEKAEAEKIVQIKRAEGEAEAKYLSGLGIARQRQAIVDGLRDSVLGFSVNVPGTTAKDVMDMVLITQYFDTMKEIGASSKSSAVFIPHGPGAVRDIATQIRDGLLQGQSAAHQ comes from the exons ATGGGCAATTTGTGCTGCTGTGTTCAAGTTGATCAGTCTACCGTGGCCATCAGAGAGCAGTTTGGGAGGTTCGATAGTGTGCTTGAGCCAGGATGCCACTGCCTGCCGTGGATGATTGGGAAGCGTATAGTTGGCCATCTCACTCTCAGGTTGCAGCAACTGGATGTGCGCTGTGAAACTAAGACAAAG GACAATGTGTTTGTAACTGTTGTTGCGTCTATTCAGTACCGACCGCTGGCTGGCAAAGAAAGTGATGCATTCTACAAACTAACAAACACAAGATCCCAGATCCAAGCTTATGTTTTTGATG TGATCAGGGCAAGTGTTCCAAAGCTCAACCTGGATGATGCTTTTGAGCAGAAGAACGATATAGCAAAAGCTGTGGAGGATGAACTTGAAAAGGCAATGTCAGCATATGGATTTGAGATCGTGCAGACTCTCATCGTTGACATTGAGCCAGATGAGCATGTCAAACGTGCAATGAATGAGATCAATGCAG CTGCAAGGATGAGGGTGGCTGCAAATGAGAAGGCTGAAGCTGAGAAGATTGTCCAGATCAAGCGTGCCGAGGGCGAAGCAGAAGCCAAGTACCTGTCCGGACTGGGTATCGCCCGCCAGCGCCAGGCCATCGTGGATGGCCTGAGGGACAGTGTCCTGGGCTTCTCAGTCAATGTGCCTGGCACCACCGCCAAGGACGTGATGGACATGGTGCTCATCACCCAGTACTTCGACACCATGAAGGAGATCGGCGCGTCCTCAAAGTCCTCCGCGGTGTTCATcccccacggccctggcgcgGTGCGAGACATCGCCACGCAGATCCGTGACGGGCTTCTTCAGGGCCAGTCTGCCGCTCATCAGTAG
- the LOC100828034 gene encoding probable ethanolamine kinase, translated as MGSEGRSLNGVAGAGGGGGEEKPRTVVAPGPAEVPTSSAAVDISLPLPEMTPHIIGLCKELVKGWSSVDSSCFSVETVSGGITNLLLKVSVKEGTCSESSVTVRLYGPNTDLVIDRERELLAIPYLSAAGFGALLLGIFENGVIQSFINARTLSPSDMKEPRIAAEIAKQLQKFHQVDIPGSKEPQLWNDIFKFLKKASTLKFEDNDKHKRYDTISFREIQDEVKELKDLSDLLHAPVVFSHNDLLSGNLMLNDLEEKLYFIDFEYGSYSYRGYDIANHFNEYAGFDCDYSLYPDKDVQYHFFRNYLADRPSEVQMQDLEALYIETNTYRLASHIYWALWALIQAKVSPIDFDYLGYFFLRYGEYKKQREFCFSLAQGFLSAPRNG; from the exons ATGGGATCGGAGGGCCGGAGCTTGAATggggtcgccggcgccggcggaggcggcggggaggaaAAGCCGAGGACGGTGGTGGCGCCGGGCCCGGCGGAGGTGCCCACGTCCTCCGCTGCGGTCGACATCTCGCTGCCGCTCCCCGAGATGACTCCCCACATCAT TGGTCTCTGCAAGGAATTGGTGAAAGGGTGGTCGTCTGTGGACAGCTCGTGCTTCTCTGTCGAGACGGTGTCCGGTGGCATCACCAACCTAT TGCTAAAGGTATCTGTCAAAGAAGGAACGTGCAGTGAGTCCTCTGTGACTGTTCGTTTGTATGGCCCTAACACAGACTTGGTGATCGATCGGGAAAGGGAATTGCTG GCCATACCATATCTTTCAGCTGCAGGGTTCGGGGCTCTGCTACTTGGAATATTTGAGAACGGAGTGATTCAGTCATTCATAAATGCTCGAACACTGTCACCTTCAG ACATGAAGGAACCTAGAATAGCTGCTGAAATCGCCAAGCAGCTACAGAAATTCCATCAAGTAGACATACCAGGATCAAAAGAACCACAATTGTGGAATGACATATTCAAGTTTTTGAAAAAAG CTTCCACATTAAAGTTTGAAGATAATGATAAACATAAGAGATATGATACGATATCTTTCAGAGAAATACAAGATGAAGTGAAAGAGCTTAAG GATCTCTCAGACCTTCTGCATGCTCCTGTCGTTTTTTCACACAACGACTTGCTTTCAGGCAATCTGATGCTGAATGATTTGGAAG AGAAGCTCTATTTCATTGATTTTGAGTATGGGTCATACAGCTACCGTGGATATGACATTGCAAACCATTTCAATGAGTATGCAGGATTTGATTGTGATTACAGCCT GTACCCAGATAAAGATGTCCAATATCACTTTTTCAGGAATTACCTAGCTGATAGACCAAGTGAG GTCCAAATGCAGGATCTAGAAGCCCTTTATATTGAAACGAACACCTACAGATTAGCATCACACATTTACTGGGCACTGTGGGCACTTATTCAG GCAAAGGTATCCCCAATCGATTTCGATTACCTTGGGTACTTTTTCCTACGGTACGGTGAATAcaagaaacagagggagtttTGCTTTTCCTTGGCACAAGGCTTCCTTTCTGCACCCAGAAACGGCTAG